A genomic stretch from Solanum stenotomum isolate F172 chromosome 8, ASM1918654v1, whole genome shotgun sequence includes:
- the LOC125874100 gene encoding fructokinase, which translates to MAVNGSALSSGLIVSFGEMLIDFVPTVSGVSLAEAPGFLKAPGGAPANVAIAVTRLGGKSAFVGKLGDDEFGHMLAGILKTNGVQADGINFDKGARTALAFVTLRADGEREFMFYRNPSADMLLTPDELNLDLIRSAKVFHYGSISLIVEPCRSAHLKAMEVAKEAGALLSYDPNLRLPLWSSEEEARKQIKSIWNYADVIKVSDVELEFLTGSDKIDDESAMSLWHPNLKLLLVTLGEKGCNYYTKKFHGSVGGFHVKTVDTTGAGDSFVGALLTKIVDDQAILEDEARLKEVLRFSCACGAITTTKKGAIPALPTESEALTLLKGGA; encoded by the exons ATGGCAGTTAACGGTAGTGCTCTTTCTTCCGGTTTGATCGTCAGTTTCGGTGAGATGTTGATCGATTTCGTTCCGACAGTCTCCGGCGTATCCCTGGCCGAGGCTCCCGGATTTTTGAAAGCTCCCGGCGGTGCACCGGCGAACGTCGCCATCGCGGTGACAAGGCTCGGAGGGAAGTCGGCGTTCGTCGGGAAACTCGGCGACGATGAGTTTGGTCACATGCTCGCCGGGATTCTGAAAACGAACGGCGTACAAGCCGATGGAATCAATTTTGACAAGGGCGCCAGGACGGCTTTGGCGTTCGTGACTCTACGCGCCGACGGAGAGCGTGAGTTTATGTTTTACAGAAATCCCAGTGCTGATATGTTGCTCACGCCCGATGAGTTGAATCTTGATCTTATTAGATCT GCTAAGGTGTTCCACTACGGATCAATTAGTTTGATCGTGGAGCCATGTAGATCAGCACATTTGAAGGCAATGGAAGTAGCAAAGGAGGCAGGGGCATTGCTCTCTTATGACCCAAACCTTCGTTTGCCGCTGTGGTCTTCGGAAGAAGAGGCCAGGAAGCAAATCAAGAGCATCTGGAACTATGCTGATGTGATCAAGGTCAGCGATGTGGAACTCGAATTCCTCACTGGAAGCGACAAGATTGATGATGAATCCGCCATGTCCTTGTGGCATCCTAACTTGAAGCTCCTCTTGGTCACTCTTGGTGAAAAGGGTTGCAATTACTACACCAAG AAATTCCATGGAAGCGTTGGAGGATTCCACGTGAAGACTGTTGACACCACTGGAGCTGGTGATTCTTTTGTTGGTGCTCTTCTAACAAAGATTGTTGATGATCAAGCCATTCTTGAG GATGAAGCAAGGTTGAAGGAAGTACTAAGGTTTTCATGTGCATGTGGAGCCATCACAACCACCAAGAAAGGAGCAATCCCAGCTCTGCCTACTGAATCTGAAGCTCTCACTTTGCTCAAGGGAGGAGCATAG
- the LOC125873195 gene encoding B-box zinc finger protein 24-like — protein MKIQCDVCEKAQATVICCADEAALCAKCDIEVHAANKLASKHQRLHLQCLSNKLPPCDICQDKAAFIFCVEDRALFCKDCDEAIHSASSLAKNHQRFLATGIRVALNSSCNKEAVKNQLEPQPPQQNSQQVGLKMPPQQLPGITSPSWPVDDLLGFPDYESSDKKDLLELGEFEWLGGIDLFGEQTAAEVPELSVPQSSNTNIYRTTKYQMPYKKPRFEIPDEDEYFTVPDLG, from the exons ATGAAGATCCAGTGTGATGTGTGTGAGAAAGCTCAAGCTACTGTGATTTGCTGTGCTGATGAGGCTGCTTTGTGTGCAAAATGTGATATTGAAGTTCATGCTGCTAATAAATTAGCAAGTAAGCATCAAAGGCTTCATCTTCAGTGCCTATCTAACAAGCTTCCTCCTTGTGATATTTGCCAA GATAAAGCAGCCTTCATCTTCTGTGTTGAGGATAGAGCTCTCTTTTGCAAGGACTGTGACGAAGCAATTCATTCAGCCAGCAGCCTCGCTAAGAACCACCAACGCTTCTTAGCCACTGGAATCCGTGTAGCCTTGAACTCAAGCTGCAATAAGGAAGCAGTAAAAAACCAACTGGAGCCACAACCACCTCAGCAGAATTCCCAACAAGTTGGCTTGAAAATGCCTCCACAGCAATTGCCCGGTATCACATCACCATCTTGGCCTGTCGACGATTTACTAGGATTTCCAGATTATGAGTCGAGTGACAAG AAGGATCTACTTGAGCTTGGTGAATTTGAGTGGTTAGGAGGCATTGATCTCTTTGGTGAACAAACAGCAGCTGAAGTACCTGAGCTATCAGTACCTCAGTCGAGCAACACAAATATTTACAGGACAACCAAATATCAAATGCCTTACAAGAAGCCCAGATTTGAAATCCCAGATGAAGATGAGTATTTTACTGTCCCAGATCTTGGTTGA
- the LOC125873122 gene encoding uncharacterized protein LOC125873122, producing the protein MGLSASKRVSNSLQNSSEFNSACDSVYDDCLSLSQHAFAGIKPYQLFSAVERLHASLYPSVPLITNWVKSPPNRLQVDKAFKIVSTRRSGEKESEIVLGNKEFKEFSVEVFADAVVSCAGKELLKRVPVGALGIAGVGAVVKPGKELIAAAIGAYALGVATSVYVSLA; encoded by the coding sequence ATGGGGCTCTCAGCTTCTAAGCGAGTTAGCAATTCACTCCAAAATTCATCCGAATTCAACTCGGCATGTGACTCAGTCTATGATGATTGTCTCTCCTTATCACAGCACGCTTTCGCCGGAATCAAACCCTACCAGCTTTTCTCCGCCGTGGAACGCCTACACGCTTCTCTCTATCCCTCCGTCCCTCTCATAACCAATTGGGTTAAATCGCCTCCGAACCGATTACAAGTCGATAAGGCCTTCAAAATCGTGTCAACGCGCCGATCAGGCGAAAAGGAGAGTGAAATTGTGCTTGGGAACAAAGAGTTTAAGGAGTTTTCAGTGGAGGTATTTGCGGACGCTGTCGTTTCGTGTGCAGGGAAAGAGCTGTTGAAGAGGGTTCCGGTAGGTGCATTGGGGATTGCTGGCGTTGGTGCGGTGGTAAAGCCTGGGAAAGAATTGATTGCGGCGGCGATTGGTGCTTACGCGCTCGGTGTTGCAACTTCGGTATACGTCAGCTTGGCTTAA
- the LOC125875195 gene encoding BURP domain-containing protein 16-like isoform X3, with product MATSYWFMFFLLSVLSLFASSTCNSITYVGSNQLKFWKENVVNEMPQALVSKLSPMNMIDSKYYTSLVSKNSFSFNAQSCLLADIFCTSETNAQTSKIPEQAKVYASKLPNQAKVYPSKIPDQAKVYASKLPNQAKVYPSNLPDQAKVYASKTYATSHSNSHHLGEVSFFRVSILKPGNTIHLDNLVNPYPHRSFLPSQIASKISINSNHLQHLFPQTFTSPFTKDTTETTILNCNAPTLKGEVKTCAKSLEEMIEFSKTTLKQNHLISLTTDSIQGSGQNLKIEKFHKINSQKSVSCHEIFLPFATYFCHLLSSTNIYAVELVDLNTNVHVNTAMVVCHMDTSSWPADHPVFKKLNFSPGKGEVCHWMSQTDLVWVGDDAHA from the exons atggcTACTTCATATTGGTTCATGTTTTTCTTGTTAAGTGTCTTGTCTTTATTTGCTTCTTCTACTTGTAATTCTATAACATATGTGGGTTCTAATCAGCTCAAGTTTTGGAAAGAAAATGTTGTCAATGAAATGCCTCAAGCTCTTGTTTCTAAATTATCTCCAATGAACATGATTGACTCTAAATATTACACTTCATTAGTGTCCAAAAATTCATTCTCTTTTAATGCTCAAAGTTGTTTGCTTGCTGATATATTTTGTACTTCTGAGACTAATGCCCAAACATCCAAAATCCCCGAACAAGCTAAAGTCTATGCTTCCAAACTCCCAAATCAAGCCAAAGTTTATCCCTCCAAAATTCCTGATCAAGCTAAAGTCTATGCCTCCAAACTCCCAAATCAAGCCAAAGTTTATCCCTCCAATCTTCCTGATCAAGCTAAG GTGTATGCATCAAAAACTTATGCAACTTCACACTCTAATAGTCATCATCTTGGAGAAGTCTCTTTCTTCAGAGTCTCTATCCTCAAACCTGGAAACACAATCCATCTAGACAACTTAGTGAACCCGTACCCTCATCGTTCATTTCTTCCTTCTCAAATTGCATCAAAGATCTCCATTAACTCAAACCATCTCCAACATTTATTCCCTCAAACTTTCACTTCACCATTCACAAAAGATACCACAGAAACTACCATCCTCAATTGCAATGCACCTACTCTAAAAGGAGAAGTTAAAACATGCGCAAAATCCTTAGAAGAAATGATAGAGTTCTCAAAGACTACCTTGAAACAAAACCACCTAATTTCATTGACAACAGATAGCATACAAGGGTCAGGACAGAAcctaaaaattgagaaatttcataaaatcaattccCAAAAGAGTGTCTCATGCCATGAGATATTCCTTCCTTTTGCTACATACTTTTGTCATTTGCTATCTTCAACTAATATTTACGCGGTGGAGTTAGTTGATTTAAACACTAATGTTCATGTTAATACAGCTATGGTTGTTTGTCATATGGATACTTCTTCATGGCCAGCTGATCATCCAGTTTtcaaaaagttgaatttttcaCCTGGAAAAGGAGAGGTTTGTCATTGGATGTCACAAACTGATCTTGTTTGGGTTGGAGATGATGCCCAtgcataa
- the LOC125875195 gene encoding polygalacturonase 1 beta-like protein 3 isoform X1, with protein sequence MATSYWFMFFLLSVLSLFASSTCNSITYVGSNQLKFWKENVVNEMPQALVSKLSPMNMIDSKYYTSLVSKNSFSFNAQSCLLADIFCTSETNAQTSKIPEQAKVYASKLPNQAKVYPSKIPDQAKVYASKLPNQAKVYPSNLPDQAKVYASKLPNQAKVYPSMMPDQAKVYASKLPNQAKVYPSNLPDQAKVYASKTYATSHSNSHHLGEVSFFRVSILKPGNTIHLDNLVNPYPHRSFLPSQIASKISINSNHLQHLFPQTFTSPFTKDTTETTILNCNAPTLKGEVKTCAKSLEEMIEFSKTTLKQNHLISLTTDSIQGSGQNLKIEKFHKINSQKSVSCHEIFLPFATYFCHLLSSTNIYAVELVDLNTNVHVNTAMVVCHMDTSSWPADHPVFKKLNFSPGKGEVCHWMSQTDLVWVGDDAHA encoded by the coding sequence atggcTACTTCATATTGGTTCATGTTTTTCTTGTTAAGTGTCTTGTCTTTATTTGCTTCTTCTACTTGTAATTCTATAACATATGTGGGTTCTAATCAGCTCAAGTTTTGGAAAGAAAATGTTGTCAATGAAATGCCTCAAGCTCTTGTTTCTAAATTATCTCCAATGAACATGATTGACTCTAAATATTACACTTCATTAGTGTCCAAAAATTCATTCTCTTTTAATGCTCAAAGTTGTTTGCTTGCTGATATATTTTGTACTTCTGAGACTAATGCCCAAACATCCAAAATCCCCGAACAAGCTAAAGTCTATGCTTCCAAACTCCCAAATCAAGCCAAAGTTTATCCCTCCAAAATTCCTGATCAAGCTAAAGTCTATGCCTCCAAACTCCCAAATCAAGCCAAAGTTTATCCCTCCAATCTTCCTGATCAAGCTAAGGTGTATGCCTCCAAACTCCCAAATCAAGCCAAAGTTTATCCCTCCATGATGCCTGATCAAGCTAAAGTCTATGCTTCCAAACTCCCAAATCAAGCCAAAGTTTATCCCTCCAATCTTCCTGATCAAGCTAAGGTGTATGCATCAAAAACTTATGCAACTTCACACTCTAATAGTCATCATCTTGGAGAAGTCTCTTTCTTCAGAGTCTCTATCCTCAAACCTGGAAACACAATCCATCTAGACAACTTAGTGAACCCGTACCCTCATCGTTCATTTCTTCCTTCTCAAATTGCATCAAAGATCTCCATTAACTCAAACCATCTCCAACATTTATTCCCTCAAACTTTCACTTCACCATTCACAAAAGATACCACAGAAACTACCATCCTCAATTGCAATGCACCTACTCTAAAAGGAGAAGTTAAAACATGCGCAAAATCCTTAGAAGAAATGATAGAGTTCTCAAAGACTACCTTGAAACAAAACCACCTAATTTCATTGACAACAGATAGCATACAAGGGTCAGGACAGAAcctaaaaattgagaaatttcataaaatcaattccCAAAAGAGTGTCTCATGCCATGAGATATTCCTTCCTTTTGCTACATACTTTTGTCATTTGCTATCTTCAACTAATATTTACGCGGTGGAGTTAGTTGATTTAAACACTAATGTTCATGTTAATACAGCTATGGTTGTTTGTCATATGGATACTTCTTCATGGCCAGCTGATCATCCAGTTTtcaaaaagttgaatttttcaCCTGGAAAAGGAGAGGTTTGTCATTGGATGTCACAAACTGATCTTGTTTGGGTTGGAGATGATGCCCAtgcataa
- the LOC125875195 gene encoding BURP domain-containing protein 16-like isoform X2, whose protein sequence is MATSYWFMFFLLSVLSLFASSTCNSITYVGSNQLKFWKENVVNEMPQALVSKLSPMNMIDSKYYTSLVSKNSFSFNAQSCLLADIFCTSETNAQTSKIPEQAKVYASKLPNQAKVYPSKIPDQAKVYASKLPNQAKVYPSMMPDQAKVYASKLPNQAKVYPSNLPDQAKVYASKTYATSHSNSHHLGEVSFFRVSILKPGNTIHLDNLVNPYPHRSFLPSQIASKISINSNHLQHLFPQTFTSPFTKDTTETTILNCNAPTLKGEVKTCAKSLEEMIEFSKTTLKQNHLISLTTDSIQGSGQNLKIEKFHKINSQKSVSCHEIFLPFATYFCHLLSSTNIYAVELVDLNTNVHVNTAMVVCHMDTSSWPADHPVFKKLNFSPGKGEVCHWMSQTDLVWVGDDAHA, encoded by the exons atggcTACTTCATATTGGTTCATGTTTTTCTTGTTAAGTGTCTTGTCTTTATTTGCTTCTTCTACTTGTAATTCTATAACATATGTGGGTTCTAATCAGCTCAAGTTTTGGAAAGAAAATGTTGTCAATGAAATGCCTCAAGCTCTTGTTTCTAAATTATCTCCAATGAACATGATTGACTCTAAATATTACACTTCATTAGTGTCCAAAAATTCATTCTCTTTTAATGCTCAAAGTTGTTTGCTTGCTGATATATTTTGTACTTCTGAGACTAATGCCCAAACATCCAAAATCCCCGAACAAGCTAAAGTCTATGCTTCCAAACTCCCAAATCAAGCCAAAGTTTATCCCTCCAAAATTCCTGATCAAGCTAAA GTGTATGCCTCCAAACTCCCAAATCAAGCCAAAGTTTATCCCTCCATGATGCCTGATCAAGCTAAAGTCTATGCTTCCAAACTCCCAAATCAAGCCAAAGTTTATCCCTCCAATCTTCCTGATCAAGCTAAGGTGTATGCATCAAAAACTTATGCAACTTCACACTCTAATAGTCATCATCTTGGAGAAGTCTCTTTCTTCAGAGTCTCTATCCTCAAACCTGGAAACACAATCCATCTAGACAACTTAGTGAACCCGTACCCTCATCGTTCATTTCTTCCTTCTCAAATTGCATCAAAGATCTCCATTAACTCAAACCATCTCCAACATTTATTCCCTCAAACTTTCACTTCACCATTCACAAAAGATACCACAGAAACTACCATCCTCAATTGCAATGCACCTACTCTAAAAGGAGAAGTTAAAACATGCGCAAAATCCTTAGAAGAAATGATAGAGTTCTCAAAGACTACCTTGAAACAAAACCACCTAATTTCATTGACAACAGATAGCATACAAGGGTCAGGACAGAAcctaaaaattgagaaatttcataaaatcaattccCAAAAGAGTGTCTCATGCCATGAGATATTCCTTCCTTTTGCTACATACTTTTGTCATTTGCTATCTTCAACTAATATTTACGCGGTGGAGTTAGTTGATTTAAACACTAATGTTCATGTTAATACAGCTATGGTTGTTTGTCATATGGATACTTCTTCATGGCCAGCTGATCATCCAGTTTtcaaaaagttgaatttttcaCCTGGAAAAGGAGAGGTTTGTCATTGGATGTCACAAACTGATCTTGTTTGGGTTGGAGATGATGCCCAtgcataa